A portion of the Bufo gargarizans isolate SCDJY-AF-19 chromosome 7, ASM1485885v1, whole genome shotgun sequence genome contains these proteins:
- the QRICH1 gene encoding transcriptional regulator QRICH1 isoform X4, which yields MNNSLENAISFEEYVRMKARSVPQHRMKEFLDSLAAKGPDALQEFHQPPTSTMVYQQGVNCIYTDSTEVAGSLLELACPVTTSVQQQNQQEQQIQVQSHQVQQSPQHVTAQQLSPQLGVHQSNEHPIQVQIQGSAQTAQNAQTIQTQSLQSTNPSQQLSSSQLQVSQIQVQHVQPGQQMQSTDLQDDHIQHQQIQAHLVGGQSVGSGIQIQTAGALSPPPSQQGSPREGERRSSTSSVLQPVKKRKVDMPITLSYAISGQPVAAVLAIPQGQQQSYVSLRPDLLTVDSAHLYGATGTITSPTGETWTIPVYSANTRSDLQQQNITHIAIPQEAYNAVHVTGSPMAAVKLEDEKDKMVKNHEEVVQTLANSLFPAQFMNGNIHIPVAVQAVAGAYQNTAQTVHIWDPHQQAALHEQVQQQQQHSLQSQQVVEVEQQQQPSPEMMLPNILKPEEGLEVWKNWAQTKNSELEKDSQNRLAPIGRRQLLRFQEDLISSAVAELNYGLCLMTKEARNGEGEPYDSDVLYYIFLCIQKYLCENGRVDDIFSDPYYIRFTEWFHQALRTFQPRVTPLGFLIPSHVTEEMLWECKQLGAHSPATLLTTLMFFNTKYFLLKTVDQHMRLAFSKVLRQTKKNPSNPKDKSTSIRYLKALGIHQTGQQKGFPVTDESYAEQTENSENPLRCPIKLYDFYLFKCPQSVKGRNDTFYLTPEPVVAPNSPIWYSTQPISRDQMEQMLTRILIVREIQEAIVVASATNMH from the exons ATGAATAATTCTCTGGAAAACGCCATTTCGTTCGAAGAGTATGTCCGCATGAAAGCCCGTTCGGTCCCACAACACAGGATGAAGGAATTCCTGGACTCTTTGGCTGCGAAGGGGCCGGACGCCTTGCAAGAATTCCATCAGCCCCCTACCAGCACCATGGTGTATCAGCAGGGAGTGAACTGTATCTACACAGACAGTACCGAAGTGGCCGGATCGCTGCTGGAGCTGGCATGCCCCGTGACCACCAGTGTCCAGCAACAGAACCAGCAAGAACAGCAAATCCAGGTCCAATCACATCAG gtgcAGCAATCCCCGCAGCATGTGACTGCCCAGCAGCTCTCTCCACAGCTCGGTGTCCACCAGTCCAATGAGCATCCGATCCAAGTACAGATCCAGGGATCTGCTCAAACGGCACAAAAcgcacagacaatacagactcagtCCCTTCAGTCAACCAACCCTTCACAGCAGCTTTCAAGCTCCCAGTTACAGGTGTCTCAGATCCAGGTGCAGCATGTTCAACCTGGCCAGCAGATGCAGTCCACGGACCTCCAGGATGACCATATACAACACCAACAGATTCAGGCGCATCTGGTGGGGGGACAGTCGGTAGGCAGTGGAATTCAGATACAAACAGCAGGTGCTCTTTCACCACCACCCTCACAGCAGGGTTCTCCGAGAGAAGGGGAGCGTCGGTCTAGCACTTCAAGCGTCCTTCAGCCTGTAAAGAAACGTAAGGTGGACATGCCTATTACTTTGTCATATGCAATATCAGGGCAGCCAGTTGCAGCCGTGCTTGCAATACCACAAGGCCAGCAGCAGAGTTATGTTTCCCTGAGGCCAGACTTGCTGACAGTGGACAGCGCTCACTTATATGGGGCCACAGGCACCATTACAAGCCCAACAGGAGAGACTTGGACCATCCCGGTTTATTCAGCAAACACCCGCAGTGATTTGCAACAGCAAAACATAACCCACATTGCCATCCCGCAAGAGGCCTATAATGCCGTCCATGTAACAGGCTCCCCCATGGCTGCTGTAAAATTAGAGGATGAGAAGGACAAAATGGTAAAAAACCACGAGGAAGTCGTTCAGACTCTGGCAAACTCCCTTTTCCCAGCTCAGTTTATGAATGGGAATATCCACATTCCGGTAGCGGTTCAGGCTGTGGCAGGGGCATATCAAAATACAGCACAGACTGTCCACATATGGGACCCTCACCAGCAGGCGGCGCTACACGAGCAGGTCCAGCAACAACAGCAGCATTCACTACAG AGTCAACAGGTTGTGGAGGTTGAGCAACAACAACAGCCCTCCCCAGAAATGATGCTACCAAATATTTTGAAACCAGAAGAGGGTTTGGAAGTTTGGAAGAATTGGGCTCAGACAAAAAACTCCGAACTGGAAAAGGACTCTCAAAACAGACTGGCACCAATAGGAC GACGCCAGCTGTTGAGGTTTCAGGAAGATCTCATATCGTCTGCAGTTGCAGAGTTGAATTATGGATTATGTCTTATGACAAAGGAAGCTCGCAATGGCGAAGGAGAACCCTATGACTCGGACGTCCTCTATTATATTTTCCTTTGTATTCAGAAG TACCTTTGTGAAAATGGAAGAGTAGATGATATATTTTCCGATCCTTACTACATCAGGTTCACAGAATGGTTTCATCAAGCTCTAAGGACGTTTCAGCCAAGAGTTACACCCCTTG gTTTTCTCATTCCCAGCCAtgtgacagaagagatgctgtgGGAGTGCAAACAGTTGGGTGCCCACTCTCCTGCTACATTACTAACTACACTGATGTTTTTTAACACAAA GTATTTTTTGTTGAAAACCGTTGACCAGCACATGAGATTGGCTTTCTCTAAGGTTCTGAGACAAACTAAGAAGAATCCTTCAAACCCAAAGGATAAAAGCACCAGCATCCGATACCTTAAGGCCTTGGGGATCCACCAGACCGGGCAGCAGAAAG GCTTCCCAGTTACAGATGAGTCGTATGCAGAGCAAACCGAGAATTCCGAAAATCCACTGCGATGCCCCATTAAACTTTATGATTTCTACCTCTTCAAATG CCCACAGAGCGTGAAAGGTCGAAATGACACTTTTTACCTGACGCCAGAGCCGGTGGTGGCCCCGAACAGTCCAATCTGGTACTCCACCCAGCCAATCAGCCGAGATCAGATGGAACAGATGCTGACCCGAATTCTAATTGTCCGTGAAATCCAGGAAGCCATTGTGGTCGCCAGCGCCACCAACATGCACTAA
- the QRICH1 gene encoding transcriptional regulator QRICH1 isoform X3, which translates to MNNSLENAISFEEYVRMKARSVPQHRMKEFLDSLAAKGPDALQEFHQPPTSTMVYQQGVNCIYTDSTEVAGSLLELACPVTTSVQQQNQQEQQIQVQSHQVQVQQSPQHVTAQQLSPQLGVHQSNEHPIQVQIQGSAQTAQNAQTIQTQSLQSTNPSQQLSSSQLQVSQIQVQHVQPGQQMQSTDLQDDHIQHQQIQAHLVGGQSVGSGIQIQTAGALSPPPSQQGSPREGERRSSTSSVLQPVKKRKVDMPITLSYAISGQPVAAVLAIPQGQQQSYVSLRPDLLTVDSAHLYGATGTITSPTGETWTIPVYSANTRSDLQQQNITHIAIPQEAYNAVHVTGSPMAAVKLEDEKDKMVKNHEEVVQTLANSLFPAQFMNGNIHIPVAVQAVAGAYQNTAQTVHIWDPHQQAALHEQVQQQQQHSLQSQQVVEVEQQQQPSPEMMLPNILKPEEGLEVWKNWAQTKNSELEKDSQNRLAPIGRRQLLRFQEDLISSAVAELNYGLCLMTKEARNGEGEPYDSDVLYYIFLCIQKYLCENGRVDDIFSDPYYIRFTEWFHQALRTFQPRVTPLGFLIPSHVTEEMLWECKQLGAHSPATLLTTLMFFNTKYFLLKTVDQHMRLAFSKVLRQTKKNPSNPKDKSTSIRYLKALGIHQTGQQKGFPVTDESYAEQTENSENPLRCPIKLYDFYLFKCPQSVKGRNDTFYLTPEPVVAPNSPIWYSTQPISRDQMEQMLTRILIVREIQEAIVVASATNMH; encoded by the exons ATGAATAATTCTCTGGAAAACGCCATTTCGTTCGAAGAGTATGTCCGCATGAAAGCCCGTTCGGTCCCACAACACAGGATGAAGGAATTCCTGGACTCTTTGGCTGCGAAGGGGCCGGACGCCTTGCAAGAATTCCATCAGCCCCCTACCAGCACCATGGTGTATCAGCAGGGAGTGAACTGTATCTACACAGACAGTACCGAAGTGGCCGGATCGCTGCTGGAGCTGGCATGCCCCGTGACCACCAGTGTCCAGCAACAGAACCAGCAAGAACAGCAAATCCAGGTCCAATCACATCAGGTGCAG gtgcAGCAATCCCCGCAGCATGTGACTGCCCAGCAGCTCTCTCCACAGCTCGGTGTCCACCAGTCCAATGAGCATCCGATCCAAGTACAGATCCAGGGATCTGCTCAAACGGCACAAAAcgcacagacaatacagactcagtCCCTTCAGTCAACCAACCCTTCACAGCAGCTTTCAAGCTCCCAGTTACAGGTGTCTCAGATCCAGGTGCAGCATGTTCAACCTGGCCAGCAGATGCAGTCCACGGACCTCCAGGATGACCATATACAACACCAACAGATTCAGGCGCATCTGGTGGGGGGACAGTCGGTAGGCAGTGGAATTCAGATACAAACAGCAGGTGCTCTTTCACCACCACCCTCACAGCAGGGTTCTCCGAGAGAAGGGGAGCGTCGGTCTAGCACTTCAAGCGTCCTTCAGCCTGTAAAGAAACGTAAGGTGGACATGCCTATTACTTTGTCATATGCAATATCAGGGCAGCCAGTTGCAGCCGTGCTTGCAATACCACAAGGCCAGCAGCAGAGTTATGTTTCCCTGAGGCCAGACTTGCTGACAGTGGACAGCGCTCACTTATATGGGGCCACAGGCACCATTACAAGCCCAACAGGAGAGACTTGGACCATCCCGGTTTATTCAGCAAACACCCGCAGTGATTTGCAACAGCAAAACATAACCCACATTGCCATCCCGCAAGAGGCCTATAATGCCGTCCATGTAACAGGCTCCCCCATGGCTGCTGTAAAATTAGAGGATGAGAAGGACAAAATGGTAAAAAACCACGAGGAAGTCGTTCAGACTCTGGCAAACTCCCTTTTCCCAGCTCAGTTTATGAATGGGAATATCCACATTCCGGTAGCGGTTCAGGCTGTGGCAGGGGCATATCAAAATACAGCACAGACTGTCCACATATGGGACCCTCACCAGCAGGCGGCGCTACACGAGCAGGTCCAGCAACAACAGCAGCATTCACTACAG AGTCAACAGGTTGTGGAGGTTGAGCAACAACAACAGCCCTCCCCAGAAATGATGCTACCAAATATTTTGAAACCAGAAGAGGGTTTGGAAGTTTGGAAGAATTGGGCTCAGACAAAAAACTCCGAACTGGAAAAGGACTCTCAAAACAGACTGGCACCAATAGGAC GACGCCAGCTGTTGAGGTTTCAGGAAGATCTCATATCGTCTGCAGTTGCAGAGTTGAATTATGGATTATGTCTTATGACAAAGGAAGCTCGCAATGGCGAAGGAGAACCCTATGACTCGGACGTCCTCTATTATATTTTCCTTTGTATTCAGAAG TACCTTTGTGAAAATGGAAGAGTAGATGATATATTTTCCGATCCTTACTACATCAGGTTCACAGAATGGTTTCATCAAGCTCTAAGGACGTTTCAGCCAAGAGTTACACCCCTTG gTTTTCTCATTCCCAGCCAtgtgacagaagagatgctgtgGGAGTGCAAACAGTTGGGTGCCCACTCTCCTGCTACATTACTAACTACACTGATGTTTTTTAACACAAA GTATTTTTTGTTGAAAACCGTTGACCAGCACATGAGATTGGCTTTCTCTAAGGTTCTGAGACAAACTAAGAAGAATCCTTCAAACCCAAAGGATAAAAGCACCAGCATCCGATACCTTAAGGCCTTGGGGATCCACCAGACCGGGCAGCAGAAAG GCTTCCCAGTTACAGATGAGTCGTATGCAGAGCAAACCGAGAATTCCGAAAATCCACTGCGATGCCCCATTAAACTTTATGATTTCTACCTCTTCAAATG CCCACAGAGCGTGAAAGGTCGAAATGACACTTTTTACCTGACGCCAGAGCCGGTGGTGGCCCCGAACAGTCCAATCTGGTACTCCACCCAGCCAATCAGCCGAGATCAGATGGAACAGATGCTGACCCGAATTCTAATTGTCCGTGAAATCCAGGAAGCCATTGTGGTCGCCAGCGCCACCAACATGCACTAA
- the QRICH1 gene encoding transcriptional regulator QRICH1 isoform X2, giving the protein MNNSLENAISFEEYVRMKARSVPQHRMKEFLDSLAAKGPDALQEFHQPPTSTMVYQQGVNCIYTDSTEVAGSLLELACPVTTSVQQQNQQEQQIQVQSHQIPDVLIRPWIHHLAPQPNRINLSPEGSQDSGISEDLLVQQSPQHVTAQQLSPQLGVHQSNEHPIQVQIQGSAQTAQNAQTIQTQSLQSTNPSQQLSSSQLQVSQIQVQHVQPGQQMQSTDLQDDHIQHQQIQAHLVGGQSVGSGIQIQTAGALSPPPSQQGSPREGERRSSTSSVLQPVKKRKVDMPITLSYAISGQPVAAVLAIPQGQQQSYVSLRPDLLTVDSAHLYGATGTITSPTGETWTIPVYSANTRSDLQQQNITHIAIPQEAYNAVHVTGSPMAAVKLEDEKDKMVKNHEEVVQTLANSLFPAQFMNGNIHIPVAVQAVAGAYQNTAQTVHIWDPHQQAALHEQVQQQQQHSLQSQQVVEVEQQQQPSPEMMLPNILKPEEGLEVWKNWAQTKNSELEKDSQNRLAPIGRRQLLRFQEDLISSAVAELNYGLCLMTKEARNGEGEPYDSDVLYYIFLCIQKYLCENGRVDDIFSDPYYIRFTEWFHQALRTFQPRVTPLGFLIPSHVTEEMLWECKQLGAHSPATLLTTLMFFNTKYFLLKTVDQHMRLAFSKVLRQTKKNPSNPKDKSTSIRYLKALGIHQTGQQKGFPVTDESYAEQTENSENPLRCPIKLYDFYLFKCPQSVKGRNDTFYLTPEPVVAPNSPIWYSTQPISRDQMEQMLTRILIVREIQEAIVVASATNMH; this is encoded by the exons ATGAATAATTCTCTGGAAAACGCCATTTCGTTCGAAGAGTATGTCCGCATGAAAGCCCGTTCGGTCCCACAACACAGGATGAAGGAATTCCTGGACTCTTTGGCTGCGAAGGGGCCGGACGCCTTGCAAGAATTCCATCAGCCCCCTACCAGCACCATGGTGTATCAGCAGGGAGTGAACTGTATCTACACAGACAGTACCGAAGTGGCCGGATCGCTGCTGGAGCTGGCATGCCCCGTGACCACCAGTGTCCAGCAACAGAACCAGCAAGAACAGCAAATCCAGGTCCAATCACATCAG ATTCCCGACGTGCTCATCCGACCTTGGATCCACCACCTTGCCCCTCAGCCGAATCGAATCAACCTCTCCCCCGAGGGGTCACAGGACTCTGGTATTTCAGAAGATTTGTTG gtgcAGCAATCCCCGCAGCATGTGACTGCCCAGCAGCTCTCTCCACAGCTCGGTGTCCACCAGTCCAATGAGCATCCGATCCAAGTACAGATCCAGGGATCTGCTCAAACGGCACAAAAcgcacagacaatacagactcagtCCCTTCAGTCAACCAACCCTTCACAGCAGCTTTCAAGCTCCCAGTTACAGGTGTCTCAGATCCAGGTGCAGCATGTTCAACCTGGCCAGCAGATGCAGTCCACGGACCTCCAGGATGACCATATACAACACCAACAGATTCAGGCGCATCTGGTGGGGGGACAGTCGGTAGGCAGTGGAATTCAGATACAAACAGCAGGTGCTCTTTCACCACCACCCTCACAGCAGGGTTCTCCGAGAGAAGGGGAGCGTCGGTCTAGCACTTCAAGCGTCCTTCAGCCTGTAAAGAAACGTAAGGTGGACATGCCTATTACTTTGTCATATGCAATATCAGGGCAGCCAGTTGCAGCCGTGCTTGCAATACCACAAGGCCAGCAGCAGAGTTATGTTTCCCTGAGGCCAGACTTGCTGACAGTGGACAGCGCTCACTTATATGGGGCCACAGGCACCATTACAAGCCCAACAGGAGAGACTTGGACCATCCCGGTTTATTCAGCAAACACCCGCAGTGATTTGCAACAGCAAAACATAACCCACATTGCCATCCCGCAAGAGGCCTATAATGCCGTCCATGTAACAGGCTCCCCCATGGCTGCTGTAAAATTAGAGGATGAGAAGGACAAAATGGTAAAAAACCACGAGGAAGTCGTTCAGACTCTGGCAAACTCCCTTTTCCCAGCTCAGTTTATGAATGGGAATATCCACATTCCGGTAGCGGTTCAGGCTGTGGCAGGGGCATATCAAAATACAGCACAGACTGTCCACATATGGGACCCTCACCAGCAGGCGGCGCTACACGAGCAGGTCCAGCAACAACAGCAGCATTCACTACAG AGTCAACAGGTTGTGGAGGTTGAGCAACAACAACAGCCCTCCCCAGAAATGATGCTACCAAATATTTTGAAACCAGAAGAGGGTTTGGAAGTTTGGAAGAATTGGGCTCAGACAAAAAACTCCGAACTGGAAAAGGACTCTCAAAACAGACTGGCACCAATAGGAC GACGCCAGCTGTTGAGGTTTCAGGAAGATCTCATATCGTCTGCAGTTGCAGAGTTGAATTATGGATTATGTCTTATGACAAAGGAAGCTCGCAATGGCGAAGGAGAACCCTATGACTCGGACGTCCTCTATTATATTTTCCTTTGTATTCAGAAG TACCTTTGTGAAAATGGAAGAGTAGATGATATATTTTCCGATCCTTACTACATCAGGTTCACAGAATGGTTTCATCAAGCTCTAAGGACGTTTCAGCCAAGAGTTACACCCCTTG gTTTTCTCATTCCCAGCCAtgtgacagaagagatgctgtgGGAGTGCAAACAGTTGGGTGCCCACTCTCCTGCTACATTACTAACTACACTGATGTTTTTTAACACAAA GTATTTTTTGTTGAAAACCGTTGACCAGCACATGAGATTGGCTTTCTCTAAGGTTCTGAGACAAACTAAGAAGAATCCTTCAAACCCAAAGGATAAAAGCACCAGCATCCGATACCTTAAGGCCTTGGGGATCCACCAGACCGGGCAGCAGAAAG GCTTCCCAGTTACAGATGAGTCGTATGCAGAGCAAACCGAGAATTCCGAAAATCCACTGCGATGCCCCATTAAACTTTATGATTTCTACCTCTTCAAATG CCCACAGAGCGTGAAAGGTCGAAATGACACTTTTTACCTGACGCCAGAGCCGGTGGTGGCCCCGAACAGTCCAATCTGGTACTCCACCCAGCCAATCAGCCGAGATCAGATGGAACAGATGCTGACCCGAATTCTAATTGTCCGTGAAATCCAGGAAGCCATTGTGGTCGCCAGCGCCACCAACATGCACTAA
- the QRICH1 gene encoding transcriptional regulator QRICH1 isoform X1, translating into MNNSLENAISFEEYVRMKARSVPQHRMKEFLDSLAAKGPDALQEFHQPPTSTMVYQQGVNCIYTDSTEVAGSLLELACPVTTSVQQQNQQEQQIQVQSHQVQIPDVLIRPWIHHLAPQPNRINLSPEGSQDSGISEDLLVQQSPQHVTAQQLSPQLGVHQSNEHPIQVQIQGSAQTAQNAQTIQTQSLQSTNPSQQLSSSQLQVSQIQVQHVQPGQQMQSTDLQDDHIQHQQIQAHLVGGQSVGSGIQIQTAGALSPPPSQQGSPREGERRSSTSSVLQPVKKRKVDMPITLSYAISGQPVAAVLAIPQGQQQSYVSLRPDLLTVDSAHLYGATGTITSPTGETWTIPVYSANTRSDLQQQNITHIAIPQEAYNAVHVTGSPMAAVKLEDEKDKMVKNHEEVVQTLANSLFPAQFMNGNIHIPVAVQAVAGAYQNTAQTVHIWDPHQQAALHEQVQQQQQHSLQSQQVVEVEQQQQPSPEMMLPNILKPEEGLEVWKNWAQTKNSELEKDSQNRLAPIGRRQLLRFQEDLISSAVAELNYGLCLMTKEARNGEGEPYDSDVLYYIFLCIQKYLCENGRVDDIFSDPYYIRFTEWFHQALRTFQPRVTPLGFLIPSHVTEEMLWECKQLGAHSPATLLTTLMFFNTKYFLLKTVDQHMRLAFSKVLRQTKKNPSNPKDKSTSIRYLKALGIHQTGQQKGFPVTDESYAEQTENSENPLRCPIKLYDFYLFKCPQSVKGRNDTFYLTPEPVVAPNSPIWYSTQPISRDQMEQMLTRILIVREIQEAIVVASATNMH; encoded by the exons ATGAATAATTCTCTGGAAAACGCCATTTCGTTCGAAGAGTATGTCCGCATGAAAGCCCGTTCGGTCCCACAACACAGGATGAAGGAATTCCTGGACTCTTTGGCTGCGAAGGGGCCGGACGCCTTGCAAGAATTCCATCAGCCCCCTACCAGCACCATGGTGTATCAGCAGGGAGTGAACTGTATCTACACAGACAGTACCGAAGTGGCCGGATCGCTGCTGGAGCTGGCATGCCCCGTGACCACCAGTGTCCAGCAACAGAACCAGCAAGAACAGCAAATCCAGGTCCAATCACATCAGGTGCAG ATTCCCGACGTGCTCATCCGACCTTGGATCCACCACCTTGCCCCTCAGCCGAATCGAATCAACCTCTCCCCCGAGGGGTCACAGGACTCTGGTATTTCAGAAGATTTGTTG gtgcAGCAATCCCCGCAGCATGTGACTGCCCAGCAGCTCTCTCCACAGCTCGGTGTCCACCAGTCCAATGAGCATCCGATCCAAGTACAGATCCAGGGATCTGCTCAAACGGCACAAAAcgcacagacaatacagactcagtCCCTTCAGTCAACCAACCCTTCACAGCAGCTTTCAAGCTCCCAGTTACAGGTGTCTCAGATCCAGGTGCAGCATGTTCAACCTGGCCAGCAGATGCAGTCCACGGACCTCCAGGATGACCATATACAACACCAACAGATTCAGGCGCATCTGGTGGGGGGACAGTCGGTAGGCAGTGGAATTCAGATACAAACAGCAGGTGCTCTTTCACCACCACCCTCACAGCAGGGTTCTCCGAGAGAAGGGGAGCGTCGGTCTAGCACTTCAAGCGTCCTTCAGCCTGTAAAGAAACGTAAGGTGGACATGCCTATTACTTTGTCATATGCAATATCAGGGCAGCCAGTTGCAGCCGTGCTTGCAATACCACAAGGCCAGCAGCAGAGTTATGTTTCCCTGAGGCCAGACTTGCTGACAGTGGACAGCGCTCACTTATATGGGGCCACAGGCACCATTACAAGCCCAACAGGAGAGACTTGGACCATCCCGGTTTATTCAGCAAACACCCGCAGTGATTTGCAACAGCAAAACATAACCCACATTGCCATCCCGCAAGAGGCCTATAATGCCGTCCATGTAACAGGCTCCCCCATGGCTGCTGTAAAATTAGAGGATGAGAAGGACAAAATGGTAAAAAACCACGAGGAAGTCGTTCAGACTCTGGCAAACTCCCTTTTCCCAGCTCAGTTTATGAATGGGAATATCCACATTCCGGTAGCGGTTCAGGCTGTGGCAGGGGCATATCAAAATACAGCACAGACTGTCCACATATGGGACCCTCACCAGCAGGCGGCGCTACACGAGCAGGTCCAGCAACAACAGCAGCATTCACTACAG AGTCAACAGGTTGTGGAGGTTGAGCAACAACAACAGCCCTCCCCAGAAATGATGCTACCAAATATTTTGAAACCAGAAGAGGGTTTGGAAGTTTGGAAGAATTGGGCTCAGACAAAAAACTCCGAACTGGAAAAGGACTCTCAAAACAGACTGGCACCAATAGGAC GACGCCAGCTGTTGAGGTTTCAGGAAGATCTCATATCGTCTGCAGTTGCAGAGTTGAATTATGGATTATGTCTTATGACAAAGGAAGCTCGCAATGGCGAAGGAGAACCCTATGACTCGGACGTCCTCTATTATATTTTCCTTTGTATTCAGAAG TACCTTTGTGAAAATGGAAGAGTAGATGATATATTTTCCGATCCTTACTACATCAGGTTCACAGAATGGTTTCATCAAGCTCTAAGGACGTTTCAGCCAAGAGTTACACCCCTTG gTTTTCTCATTCCCAGCCAtgtgacagaagagatgctgtgGGAGTGCAAACAGTTGGGTGCCCACTCTCCTGCTACATTACTAACTACACTGATGTTTTTTAACACAAA GTATTTTTTGTTGAAAACCGTTGACCAGCACATGAGATTGGCTTTCTCTAAGGTTCTGAGACAAACTAAGAAGAATCCTTCAAACCCAAAGGATAAAAGCACCAGCATCCGATACCTTAAGGCCTTGGGGATCCACCAGACCGGGCAGCAGAAAG GCTTCCCAGTTACAGATGAGTCGTATGCAGAGCAAACCGAGAATTCCGAAAATCCACTGCGATGCCCCATTAAACTTTATGATTTCTACCTCTTCAAATG CCCACAGAGCGTGAAAGGTCGAAATGACACTTTTTACCTGACGCCAGAGCCGGTGGTGGCCCCGAACAGTCCAATCTGGTACTCCACCCAGCCAATCAGCCGAGATCAGATGGAACAGATGCTGACCCGAATTCTAATTGTCCGTGAAATCCAGGAAGCCATTGTGGTCGCCAGCGCCACCAACATGCACTAA